The following are encoded together in the Mesoplodon densirostris isolate mMesDen1 chromosome 2, mMesDen1 primary haplotype, whole genome shotgun sequence genome:
- the GNB1 gene encoding guanine nucleotide-binding protein G(I)/G(S)/G(T) subunit beta-1 isoform X1 has translation MSELDQLRQEAEQLKNQIRDARKACADATLSQITNNVDPVGRIQMRTRRTLRGHLAKIYAMHWGTDSRLLVSASQDGKLIIWDSYTTNKVHAIPLRSSWVMTCAYAPSGNYVACGGLDNICSIYNLKTREGNVRVSRELAGHTGYLSCCRFLDDNQIVTSSGDTTCALWDIETGQQTTTFTGHTGDVMSLSLAPDTRLFVSGACDASAKLWDVREGMCRQTFTGHESDINAICFFPNGNAFATGSDDATCRLFDLRADQELMTYSHDNIICGITSVSFSKSGRLLLAGYDDFNCNVWDALKADRAGVLAGHDNRVSCLGVTDDGMAVATGSWDSFLKIWN, from the exons ATGAGTGAACTTGACCAGTTACGGCAGGAGGCCGAACAGCTTAAAAACCAGATTAGA GATGCTAGAAAAGCGTGTGCAGATGCAACTCTCTCCCAG atcacAAACAACGTCGACCCAGTGGGAAGAATCCAGATGCGTACCAGGAGAACGCTGAGGGGGCACTTGGCCAAAATCTACGCCATGCACTGGGGCACGGATTCCAG gcTTCTAGTTAGTGCCTCACAGGATGGTAAGCTTATCATCTGGGATAGCTACACCACGAACAAG GTTCATGCCATCCCTCTGCGTTCCTCGTGGGTCATGACATGTGCATATGCCCCTTCTGGCAACTATGTGGCCTGCGGTGGCCTGGATAACATTTGCTCCATTTACAATCTGAAAACTCGTGAAGGGAATGTACGTGTGAGTCGTGAACTGGCTGGACATACAG GTTACCTGTCCTGCTGCCGTTTTCTGGACGACAATCAGATTGTTACCAGCTCTGGAGACACCACCTG TGCCCTGTGGGACATCGAGACCGGCCAGCAGACGACCACGTTCACTGGACACACCGGCGATGTCATGAGCCTTTCGCTCGCTCCGGACACCAGACTGTTTGTCTCTGGTGCTTGTGACGCTTCAGCCAAACTCTGGGACGTGCGAGAAGGGATGTGCCGGCAGACCTTCACCGGCCACGAGTCCGACATCAACGCCATCTGT TTCTTTCCCAACGGCAATGCGTTTGCCACTGGCTCGGACGATGCTACCTGCAGGCTGTTCGACCTCCGTGCGGATCAGGAGCTCATGACTTATTCCCATGACAACATCATCTGTGGGATCACCTCCGTCTCCTTCTCCAAGAGCGGGCGCCTCCTCCTCGCAGGGTACGACGACTTCAACTGCAACGTCTGGGATGCCCTCAAGGCCGACAGGGCAG GGGTCTTGGCCGGGCACGACAACCGCGTCAGCTGCCTGGGGGTGACTGACGACGGGATGGCCGTGGCAACAGGGTCCTGGGACAGCTTCCTCAAGATCTGGAACTAA
- the GNB1 gene encoding guanine nucleotide-binding protein G(I)/G(S)/G(T) subunit beta-1 isoform X2 has translation MRTRRTLRGHLAKIYAMHWGTDSRLLVSASQDGKLIIWDSYTTNKVHAIPLRSSWVMTCAYAPSGNYVACGGLDNICSIYNLKTREGNVRVSRELAGHTGYLSCCRFLDDNQIVTSSGDTTCALWDIETGQQTTTFTGHTGDVMSLSLAPDTRLFVSGACDASAKLWDVREGMCRQTFTGHESDINAICFFPNGNAFATGSDDATCRLFDLRADQELMTYSHDNIICGITSVSFSKSGRLLLAGYDDFNCNVWDALKADRAGVLAGHDNRVSCLGVTDDGMAVATGSWDSFLKIWN, from the exons ATGCGTACCAGGAGAACGCTGAGGGGGCACTTGGCCAAAATCTACGCCATGCACTGGGGCACGGATTCCAG gcTTCTAGTTAGTGCCTCACAGGATGGTAAGCTTATCATCTGGGATAGCTACACCACGAACAAG GTTCATGCCATCCCTCTGCGTTCCTCGTGGGTCATGACATGTGCATATGCCCCTTCTGGCAACTATGTGGCCTGCGGTGGCCTGGATAACATTTGCTCCATTTACAATCTGAAAACTCGTGAAGGGAATGTACGTGTGAGTCGTGAACTGGCTGGACATACAG GTTACCTGTCCTGCTGCCGTTTTCTGGACGACAATCAGATTGTTACCAGCTCTGGAGACACCACCTG TGCCCTGTGGGACATCGAGACCGGCCAGCAGACGACCACGTTCACTGGACACACCGGCGATGTCATGAGCCTTTCGCTCGCTCCGGACACCAGACTGTTTGTCTCTGGTGCTTGTGACGCTTCAGCCAAACTCTGGGACGTGCGAGAAGGGATGTGCCGGCAGACCTTCACCGGCCACGAGTCCGACATCAACGCCATCTGT TTCTTTCCCAACGGCAATGCGTTTGCCACTGGCTCGGACGATGCTACCTGCAGGCTGTTCGACCTCCGTGCGGATCAGGAGCTCATGACTTATTCCCATGACAACATCATCTGTGGGATCACCTCCGTCTCCTTCTCCAAGAGCGGGCGCCTCCTCCTCGCAGGGTACGACGACTTCAACTGCAACGTCTGGGATGCCCTCAAGGCCGACAGGGCAG GGGTCTTGGCCGGGCACGACAACCGCGTCAGCTGCCTGGGGGTGACTGACGACGGGATGGCCGTGGCAACAGGGTCCTGGGACAGCTTCCTCAAGATCTGGAACTAA